Proteins encoded by one window of Porphyromonas vaginalis:
- a CDS encoding glycosyltransferase family 2 protein: MSRPDLAIVVLNWNGRKLLEEYIPPLVAHTPPEVADLVVIDNGSTDDSLAYLQEAFPQVKLVRLSENYGFAGGYNRGLRQLDYPYYCLLNSDVRVSPHWCDRPLALLREGLAAVQPKLRSDRQPEAFEYAGAAGGELDRWGYPFCRGRLFDTVELDHGQYDDECEILWATGACYFVSSEAFWRVGGFDESFFAHMEEIDLSWRLWLAGGRILYTPDSIVYHLGGATLEMGSPRKSYLNFRNNLRMLYKNLPTRHARRRILLCRLPLDLLAAFTFLLKGQPRHATAVLRAVRDFYRTRRQLALSADQSWYQPTATPPIARYSLLWQYHLRRRRTYDQLPS, from the coding sequence ATGAGCCGTCCCGACCTAGCCATCGTCGTCCTCAACTGGAACGGGCGCAAGCTCCTCGAGGAGTACATCCCGCCCCTCGTGGCGCACACACCGCCTGAGGTGGCCGACCTCGTGGTCATAGACAACGGCTCGACAGACGACTCGCTCGCTTACCTGCAGGAGGCTTTCCCGCAAGTCAAGCTTGTTCGTCTATCCGAAAACTACGGCTTCGCAGGAGGCTACAACCGAGGGCTGCGCCAGCTCGACTACCCTTATTATTGTCTCCTCAATAGCGACGTACGTGTCTCGCCCCACTGGTGCGACCGTCCGCTAGCTTTGCTGAGGGAAGGTCTCGCTGCCGTACAACCCAAGCTACGCAGCGACCGCCAGCCCGAAGCGTTTGAGTACGCTGGTGCTGCTGGTGGTGAGCTAGATCGCTGGGGCTATCCCTTCTGTCGGGGACGTCTCTTCGACACCGTCGAGCTAGATCACGGGCAGTATGACGATGAGTGCGAGATTCTCTGGGCGACAGGCGCCTGCTACTTCGTCAGTAGCGAGGCGTTCTGGAGGGTAGGGGGCTTCGACGAGAGCTTTTTCGCTCACATGGAGGAGATCGATCTGTCGTGGCGCCTTTGGCTTGCGGGCGGTCGTATCCTTTACACCCCCGACAGCATCGTCTACCATCTCGGAGGAGCTACGCTCGAGATGGGGAGCCCGAGGAAGAGCTACCTCAATTTTCGCAACAACCTCCGCATGCTCTACAAGAACCTCCCCACACGGCATGCCCGCAGGCGCATCCTCCTCTGTCGCCTCCCGCTAGACCTGCTCGCCGCCTTCACCTTCCTCCTCAAGGGGCAGCCCCGACACGCCACAGCCGTGCTACGAGCCGTGCGCGACTTCTACCGCACCCGTCGCCAGCTTGCTCTCTCCGCCGATCAGTCCTGGTACCAGCCCACGGCGACCCCGCCCATAGCGCGCTACTCGCTCCTCTGGCAGTACCACCTCCGTCGTCGGCGCACCTACGACCAGCTCCCCTCGTGA
- the mtaB gene encoding tRNA (N(6)-L-threonylcarbamoyladenosine(37)-C(2))-methylthiotransferase MtaB, whose product MMITPRLHPLVGKRAAFYTLGCRLNYAETSTIARQLATVGVERISDEHHHTMEVVPDICIVNSCSVTDTADKKCRSLINRLHREYPEALIVVTGCYAQLQGDQIAQMPGVDLVVGSGRKSEIVSLLTELYQKRNQPQAATPHVTARRELQHFEPSVSSDDRTRHFLKVQDGCNYYCTYCTIPAARGVSRNGSIASLVAQAERVAELGGREIILTGVNIGDFGRTTGETLLELLHRLTQVAGIARYRIGSIEPELLTPEIIQFVAETAQFMPHFHIPLQSGSDHVLCLMQRHYDTALFAERLRLIYELIPDAFVGIDVIAGMRGELPEHHAETLAFLKTQPWSQLHVFPYSERKGTKALEIKPAVPATEKKLRTKELLALSSERHNAFCAPFAGSIRPVLWEETRHSEMMEGFTDNYIRVSQPYNPELVGAITPAQLAHWSVRRQTFTTKP is encoded by the coding sequence ATGATGATCACCCCTCGACTACATCCTCTCGTTGGCAAGCGAGCAGCCTTCTACACGCTGGGCTGTCGACTCAACTATGCCGAGACCTCGACTATCGCACGGCAGCTAGCTACCGTGGGCGTGGAGCGCATCTCTGACGAGCATCACCACACGATGGAGGTGGTACCTGACATCTGTATCGTCAACAGTTGCTCGGTGACCGACACGGCGGACAAGAAGTGCCGCAGTCTCATCAACCGTCTGCACCGTGAGTACCCAGAGGCACTTATCGTCGTGACCGGCTGCTATGCCCAGCTACAAGGCGACCAGATTGCTCAGATGCCTGGCGTAGACCTCGTCGTTGGGTCAGGGCGCAAAAGCGAGATCGTCTCGCTCCTCACCGAGCTTTACCAAAAACGCAACCAGCCCCAAGCAGCTACGCCCCACGTCACCGCCCGCCGAGAGCTCCAACACTTCGAGCCGAGCGTCTCTTCGGACGACCGCACGCGCCACTTCCTCAAGGTCCAGGACGGCTGCAACTACTACTGCACCTACTGCACCATACCCGCTGCACGAGGCGTCAGTCGCAACGGATCCATTGCCTCTCTGGTGGCGCAGGCGGAGCGTGTCGCTGAGCTAGGTGGCAGGGAAATCATCTTGACAGGCGTCAATATCGGAGACTTCGGACGAACCACCGGCGAAACGCTCCTAGAGCTTCTCCACCGACTGACGCAAGTCGCAGGCATCGCCCGCTATCGCATCGGCTCCATTGAGCCAGAGCTGCTGACCCCAGAGATCATCCAGTTCGTCGCTGAGACAGCGCAGTTCATGCCACACTTCCATATCCCCCTCCAGTCCGGCTCTGACCACGTGCTGTGCCTAATGCAGCGACACTACGACACGGCACTCTTTGCCGAGCGACTTAGGCTCATCTACGAGCTGATCCCCGATGCTTTCGTCGGTATTGATGTTATTGCGGGCATGCGAGGTGAACTTCCCGAGCATCATGCCGAGACCTTGGCTTTCCTCAAAACGCAACCGTGGAGCCAGCTACACGTCTTCCCTTATAGCGAGCGCAAAGGCACCAAAGCACTAGAGATCAAGCCCGCTGTACCCGCAACCGAAAAGAAGCTCCGCACGAAAGAGCTCCTCGCTCTCTCCAGCGAACGGCACAACGCTTTCTGCGCCCCCTTCGCTGGCTCCATCCGCCCCGTTCTCTGGGAGGAGACTCGCCACAGCGAGATGATGGAGGGCTTCACCGACAACTATATACGCGTCTCCCAGCCGTACAACCCTGAGCTCGTTGGAGCCATCACCCCCGCACAGCTAGCGCACTGGAGCGTGCGGCGACAAACCTTCACCACCAAGCCATAA
- a CDS encoding glutathione peroxidase has translation MATIYDFTALTSQGKELNLADLRGKVILIVNTASKCGYTPQLAGLEELHKQYHDQGLVLLGFPCNQFGGQDPGTDEEIRNFCQVNYGVTFQIMQKVEVNGPHAHPLFKFLKEETSQDSDLPVKPIQWNFNKFLISRDGTDITRYGSAKLPKNLAKDIEALL, from the coding sequence ATGGCAACGATATACGACTTCACCGCCCTGACCTCTCAGGGCAAGGAGCTAAACTTAGCCGACCTGCGTGGCAAAGTGATCCTCATCGTCAATACCGCTAGCAAGTGTGGCTACACACCTCAGCTGGCTGGGCTCGAGGAGCTACACAAGCAGTACCACGACCAGGGACTCGTCCTGCTCGGCTTCCCCTGCAATCAGTTTGGCGGACAAGACCCCGGCACCGATGAGGAGATACGCAACTTCTGTCAGGTCAACTACGGCGTCACCTTCCAAATCATGCAGAAGGTAGAGGTCAACGGACCCCACGCCCACCCACTCTTTAAGTTCCTCAAGGAGGAGACGAGCCAAGACTCAGACCTGCCGGTCAAGCCGATACAGTGGAACTTCAACAAGTTCCTCATCTCTCGTGACGGCACAGACATAACCCGCTACGGATCGGCTAAGCTCCCGAAGAACTTAGCCAAGGATATTGAAGCTCTCCTTTAA
- a CDS encoding chromate transporter: MIYLQLFWVYIQIGLFGFGGGYAMLSLIQNEVVYKYGWLTNQQFTDIVAVSQVTPGPIGINSATYIGYTVTGGNILGSLLATTAVMLPSFVLCLIISRSFQAFRNNRYVDAAFLGIRPASVGLIAAAALMLMIQPGLWTLLTLPAGTPITVDNIIVTENFIDYRSFIIFAVTGLLLYKKWVHPILLIVLAGIAGVLLYSL, translated from the coding sequence ATGATCTACTTACAGCTCTTTTGGGTCTATATCCAGATTGGTCTCTTCGGCTTCGGGGGGGGCTATGCGATGCTTTCGCTCATCCAAAACGAAGTGGTCTACAAGTACGGCTGGCTGACCAACCAGCAATTCACCGACATCGTAGCTGTCAGCCAAGTAACCCCAGGCCCCATTGGGATCAACAGCGCTACCTACATCGGTTACACCGTCACGGGCGGTAATATCCTCGGTTCGCTACTAGCGACGACCGCCGTGATGCTTCCCTCCTTCGTACTCTGCCTCATCATCTCTCGTAGCTTCCAAGCTTTTAGGAATAACCGCTATGTCGATGCAGCCTTCCTCGGCATACGTCCCGCCAGTGTTGGCCTCATAGCGGCCGCTGCGCTGATGCTGATGATACAGCCGGGGCTATGGACGCTCCTCACGCTCCCCGCTGGCACGCCGATCACGGTGGATAATATCATCGTCACGGAGAACTTCATCGACTACCGTAGCTTCATCATCTTTGCCGTGACGGGACTCCTCCTATACAAGAAGTGGGTTCATCCCATCCTGCTCATTGTCCTGGCGGGCATTGCAGGCGTTTTGCTCTACTCTCTATGA
- a CDS encoding chromate transporter, which yields MLWRLFITFVRIGGFTFGGGYAMLSLIQHDVVEKNHWMTNEEFIDLFAVSQSLPGVFAVNMSIFIGYRLKGYLGAVTCAIGATLPSFIIILLLAMFYQEVNDNVWVQRVMYGIRPAVVAMIAIPVITTWRAMKGTWRMVWIPILSALLVWLMGVSPVWIILGSALGGIIYSVMRRD from the coding sequence ATGCTCTGGAGACTCTTCATCACATTCGTTCGCATCGGCGGCTTTACCTTCGGTGGGGGGTACGCTATGCTTTCGCTCATACAGCATGACGTCGTGGAGAAGAACCACTGGATGACCAACGAGGAGTTCATCGACCTCTTTGCCGTGTCGCAGTCGCTGCCGGGGGTCTTTGCGGTCAATATGTCTATCTTCATCGGCTATCGCCTGAAGGGCTATCTCGGAGCGGTGACTTGTGCTATTGGTGCGACCTTGCCCTCCTTTATCATCATCCTGCTCTTGGCGATGTTTTACCAAGAGGTCAATGACAACGTCTGGGTACAGCGGGTCATGTACGGCATACGCCCTGCGGTCGTAGCGATGATTGCGATCCCCGTCATCACCACGTGGCGTGCGATGAAAGGCACCTGGCGGATGGTCTGGATACCGATCCTATCGGCTCTGCTGGTCTGGCTTATGGGCGTCTCTCCCGTCTGGATTATCCTCGGCTCTGCCCTCGGAGGAATCATCTATAGTGTCATGAGAAGGGATTAA
- a CDS encoding SPFH domain-containing protein — translation MEASLIVLGVLVLLVIYIIAKGLVIVQQSETMIVERLGRYLKTLPSGINLIIPFIDKPRPMVWRITASSSKGGTLVRFINTDRIDLRENVYDFARQSVITRDNVVTEINAVLYFQIVEPLKAVYEISNLPVAIEMLTQTSLRNVIGEMDLDETLTSRDTINSKLRDILDEATNKWGVKVNRVELQDINPPRDIRDAMEKQMRAERDKRAQVLTAEGQKEAMIRESEGRMTESVNHAEGEKKAQILAAEADARATILRAEAEAEAIERITSAVASTGSNPTQYLIAMRYLDTLEKIGRNSSDKTLFLPYEATGILSALGGIKEVSASEVGNLLTKVGKH, via the coding sequence ATGGAAGCATCCCTCATCGTACTGGGCGTACTCGTCCTGCTCGTCATCTACATCATCGCCAAGGGGCTAGTCATCGTCCAGCAGTCTGAGACGATGATCGTGGAGCGTCTCGGACGCTATCTCAAGACCCTCCCCTCGGGTATCAACCTGATCATTCCCTTCATCGATAAGCCACGCCCTATGGTTTGGCGTATCACAGCTTCATCCAGCAAGGGTGGCACGCTCGTGCGCTTTATCAATACCGACCGCATAGACCTACGAGAGAATGTCTACGACTTTGCCCGTCAGAGCGTTATCACCCGTGACAATGTCGTTACTGAGATTAACGCAGTTCTTTACTTCCAAATCGTCGAGCCACTCAAAGCGGTCTACGAGATCTCCAATCTCCCCGTAGCTATCGAGATGCTCACGCAGACCTCGCTACGTAACGTGATTGGTGAGATGGATCTCGACGAGACGCTCACCAGCCGTGACACGATCAATAGCAAGCTGCGCGATATCCTAGACGAAGCGACCAATAAGTGGGGTGTCAAGGTAAACCGCGTGGAGCTACAAGACATCAACCCGCCTCGAGACATACGCGATGCGATGGAAAAGCAGATGCGTGCCGAGCGTGATAAGCGTGCGCAAGTACTCACCGCTGAGGGCCAGAAGGAAGCTATGATCCGTGAGTCTGAGGGTCGTATGACTGAGTCAGTCAACCATGCCGAGGGTGAGAAGAAAGCGCAGATCCTCGCTGCCGAGGCTGACGCTCGCGCTACCATCCTTCGTGCAGAGGCTGAGGCAGAGGCCATCGAGCGCATCACCTCCGCAGTCGCCAGCACGGGCAGCAATCCTACGCAGTACCTCATAGCGATGCGCTATCTGGACACGCTCGAGAAGATTGGTCGCAACAGCTCCGATAAGACGCTCTTCCTCCCCTATGAGGCAACGGGCATCCTCTCCGCCCTCGGTGGCATCAAGGAGGTCTCTGCCAGCGAGGTGGGCAACCTCCTCACCAAGGTCGGCAAGCACTAA
- the cas3 gene encoding CRISPR-associated helicase Cas3', whose amino-acid sequence MNDREQIAHVRVLEDGSYETQPLLDHLHGVAELAQSYAERITDYPELGEIGYLLGLLHDLGKYQEGFQRYIRQQSGLDPTLSGWRTPHSPAGARYAYDLKQVGGNQQLLKILSLCIGAHHRGLYDDSEWRGQVVRSSDTERAVADLVKGLQPEASQIEELLLKVSLDKVAKAWNKIDEEDYQLLVRMLFSCLVDADFLDTERFMSPDKSLVRQNAKASLKQMRTQLEEYVSHFNREGRINEARATFLDQCRKHGRTAKRKIYSLSLPTGAGKTVSSMMWALEHAIAQGCERIIYVIPYTSIITQTAQTFRDIFGADQVLEHHSDVDAKERLDEALEYTKLMTENWDVPLIVTTNVQFFESLYAHRVSRCRKLHNICNSVVVFDEVQMFPPRLLNPILRVVESLHYAFRVEPLFCTATLPVFDKDILSDSKRFGHEFFFLEERIQEVVPYDAKLFAPFDKVRYHWDLLKLSTEELAGRLAQHENFLCIVNSRNDAARLYAALKAQDKSGEGLIHLSRRMCSAHIQERIEEIRRRLKAGEPVRVVSTQLVEAGVDLDFPVVYRAMAGLDSVMQAAGRCNREGRMAEPGEVYIFRLDETVSLGEMSWAQGALEDLLDRLAEQGAPQREEIERYYKAFYNDVDCFDNKKTREKDKRVSPLLWDVDDERCEELRFDYETASENFKYIEDQSTSIVVPYDKAGKAIIKKLQSNLPLTRQEYRQMNRLTVGLKQKDCLTLGSSISVSECGIAYLADDKLYSAETGIQIIDQTLIFIGV is encoded by the coding sequence ATGAACGACAGAGAGCAGATAGCCCACGTAAGGGTTCTAGAGGATGGCTCCTACGAGACGCAGCCTCTACTAGATCATCTACACGGCGTGGCGGAGCTAGCGCAGAGCTACGCTGAGCGCATCACCGATTATCCAGAGCTTGGCGAGATCGGTTACCTGCTGGGACTCCTGCACGACTTGGGCAAGTACCAGGAGGGCTTCCAGCGCTACATACGTCAGCAGTCAGGTTTAGATCCTACGCTCAGCGGGTGGCGCACCCCGCACAGTCCCGCAGGAGCACGCTACGCCTACGACTTAAAGCAGGTGGGCGGTAATCAGCAGCTTCTAAAGATCCTCTCGCTCTGCATCGGGGCGCACCACCGAGGGCTCTACGATGACTCCGAGTGGCGAGGACAAGTTGTTCGTTCTAGTGACACCGAGCGAGCCGTGGCAGACCTAGTCAAGGGACTCCAACCTGAGGCGAGCCAAATTGAAGAGCTTCTTCTCAAAGTCTCTCTAGACAAGGTCGCTAAGGCATGGAACAAGATTGATGAGGAAGACTACCAGCTACTGGTTCGAATGCTTTTCTCCTGTTTGGTAGACGCCGACTTCCTCGACACGGAGCGGTTTATGTCTCCCGACAAGAGCCTTGTTCGCCAGAATGCCAAAGCTTCGCTAAAGCAGATGCGCACTCAGCTAGAGGAGTATGTGTCACACTTCAACCGTGAGGGACGGATCAATGAGGCGCGAGCTACCTTCCTCGACCAATGTCGCAAGCATGGGCGCACGGCTAAGCGCAAGATTTACTCGCTCTCGCTCCCCACAGGTGCTGGCAAGACGGTCTCCTCGATGATGTGGGCTCTAGAGCACGCCATAGCGCAGGGGTGTGAGCGCATCATCTACGTCATCCCCTACACCTCGATCATCACCCAGACAGCGCAAACCTTTAGGGACATCTTTGGGGCGGACCAGGTGCTGGAGCATCACTCAGATGTAGATGCCAAGGAGCGACTTGACGAAGCTCTGGAGTACACCAAGCTCATGACGGAAAACTGGGACGTGCCACTCATCGTAACGACCAACGTACAGTTCTTCGAGTCGCTCTATGCTCACCGTGTGAGTCGCTGTCGCAAGCTACACAACATTTGCAACTCGGTCGTTGTCTTTGACGAGGTACAGATGTTTCCCCCTCGGCTGCTCAACCCGATCCTGCGTGTAGTGGAGAGCCTGCACTACGCCTTTCGTGTGGAGCCTCTCTTCTGCACTGCCACGCTACCAGTCTTTGACAAAGACATCCTGTCAGACAGCAAGCGGTTCGGTCATGAGTTCTTCTTCCTCGAGGAGCGCATTCAGGAGGTTGTACCTTATGATGCCAAGCTTTTCGCGCCCTTTGACAAGGTTCGCTACCATTGGGACCTACTCAAGCTCTCTACGGAGGAGCTGGCCGGGCGATTGGCACAGCACGAGAACTTCCTCTGTATCGTGAATAGTCGCAACGATGCGGCTCGTCTCTATGCGGCTCTGAAAGCTCAAGACAAGTCGGGTGAGGGGCTGATACATCTCTCACGCAGGATGTGCTCGGCACACATTCAGGAGCGCATAGAGGAGATACGCCGTCGCCTGAAGGCTGGCGAGCCGGTACGTGTCGTCAGCACGCAGCTGGTCGAGGCTGGTGTAGATCTAGACTTCCCCGTGGTCTACCGAGCGATGGCGGGTCTAGACTCGGTCATGCAGGCCGCTGGGCGGTGCAACCGTGAGGGGCGTATGGCAGAGCCTGGCGAGGTCTACATCTTTCGCCTTGATGAAACAGTCAGCCTGGGTGAAATGAGCTGGGCGCAAGGTGCTCTGGAGGATCTCCTTGATCGGCTGGCTGAGCAGGGAGCTCCGCAGAGAGAGGAGATCGAGCGTTACTACAAGGCATTCTATAATGACGTCGACTGCTTCGACAACAAGAAGACCCGGGAGAAAGATAAGAGGGTCTCCCCTCTGCTTTGGGATGTAGATGACGAGCGATGTGAGGAACTACGCTTCGACTATGAGACAGCGAGTGAGAACTTTAAGTATATAGAGGATCAGAGCACCTCTATCGTTGTCCCCTACGACAAAGCGGGGAAAGCGATCATCAAGAAGCTCCAAAGCAACCTTCCGCTGACACGACAGGAGTACCGACAAATGAATCGTCTTACCGTTGGTCTAAAACAAAAAGATTGTTTAACTTTGGGGAGTAGTATCTCAGTTAGCGAGTGTGGCATCGCTTATCTAGCCGATGATAAGCTCTACAGTGCGGAGACTGGGATACAGATAATCGATCAGACATTAATATTCATAGGAGTATAG
- a CDS encoding NfeD family protein, with product MFNSPIYFWLIAGLLFLLVELLTPGFVVACFGIGALLAILPAALGASITWQVITFCIGSILALLLLRPMVRRLNRNKETARTGIEALYGRTARVTECIDASRETGRIAVDGDNWRARTVAPDMVIPRGEMVRIVSNDSIVMIVEPITQTTE from the coding sequence ATGTTTAACTCTCCCATCTACTTCTGGCTCATCGCTGGGCTACTGTTCCTACTCGTTGAACTACTCACGCCCGGCTTCGTCGTCGCCTGCTTTGGCATAGGAGCTTTGCTGGCGATCCTGCCGGCAGCTCTTGGAGCCTCTATTACTTGGCAGGTGATTACCTTTTGTATCGGGTCGATCCTCGCCCTTTTGCTCCTGCGCCCTATGGTTCGTCGCCTCAATCGCAACAAGGAGACCGCCCGCACGGGCATCGAGGCGCTCTACGGGCGCACGGCTCGGGTCACCGAGTGCATCGATGCTAGTCGGGAAACGGGTCGCATCGCTGTGGATGGAGATAACTGGCGCGCCCGCACGGTAGCACCCGACATGGTCATTCCCCGTGGCGAGATGGTGCGCATCGTCAGCAACGACAGCATCGTCATGATCGTCGAGCCTATCACACAAACAACTGAATAA
- a CDS encoding DMT family protein has product MNPWLTVALLVVSNVFMTFAWYGHIKLEQMRVITDHTPLYLVILLSWCLALFEYSFQIPANRYGYVGNGGAFSLMQLKVIQEVVSITVFTLFSVIFFRGEPLQWNHLAAFACLVLAVYFVFLK; this is encoded by the coding sequence ATGAATCCTTGGTTAACGGTCGCTCTGCTGGTGGTCTCCAACGTCTTTATGACCTTTGCATGGTACGGGCACATCAAGCTGGAGCAGATGCGAGTCATCACGGACCACACGCCTCTCTATCTGGTTATCTTGCTGAGCTGGTGCTTGGCACTCTTTGAGTACTCCTTTCAGATCCCGGCCAATCGCTACGGCTATGTCGGCAACGGCGGAGCCTTCAGCTTGATGCAGCTCAAGGTGATACAGGAGGTGGTGTCGATTACGGTCTTTACGCTCTTCTCGGTGATTTTCTTCCGTGGGGAGCCGTTGCAGTGGAACCACTTAGCCGCTTTCGCCTGCCTTGTCCTAGCGGTTTACTTTGTCTTCCTAAAGTAA